In the genome of Streptomyces sp. NBC_00433, the window ACCGCAACGTGATGTGGCTGGCCTTCACCGACCCGGTGTGGCGCGAGCGGATGCTGGACCGCGAGGAGAACACCCGGCTGATGGCGGCCAAATTCCGCTCCTCGATGGCCAAGCACCTCGCGGAGCCGGCGTGGAAGGAGATGCTCGGGCGGCTCCAGCAGAATTCGCCGGAATTCCGCCGGGCCTGGGAGCGGCACGAGGTGCTCCAGCCGGGCAGCCACGTCAAGCGGTATCTGAATCCCGACGTCGGCCTGCTGGCCTTCGACTTCACGCACCTGTGGCTCGGTCCGCAGGACGGCCCGCGGCTGACGGTGTATTCGCCGGTGGACGAGCCGACCAGGGAGCGGCTGGACCGGTTGCACCGTATCGTCCTCACCGAGCGGCGCCCTGTGGCGGTCTGACGGTCCGGCGGTCCGGCGCTCCGACGGGCCGACGACCGGGTTCCACGCCTGCGGCAACGGCTTAAAATCGCGGTATGACATCGACCCGTACCAAGGGCTCAGGCCTGCGTGAGCTGACTCGCAGAACCGTTCGCGCCCAGATCGCGGAGCGGGCGATCGAGTTGTTCATCGCCCAGGGCTTCGAGGAGACCACGGTCGAGCAGATCGCGACCGAGGTCGGCATGTCCGCGCGCAGCGTCTTCCGCTACTTCGACACCAAGGAGGACATGGTCGTCGGGGGGATGCAGGAGTCCGGTGCCAGGCTCGCCGACGCGCTGGCGGAACGGCCCGCGGACGAGGACGCGTGGCAGGCGCTGCGCGGCGCGCTCGATGTGCTGCTGGCCGCGATGGAGGCGGACCGCGAGGGCATGCTGGCCAGGGCGCGGATGTACGCGAGCACACCGTCGCTGCTGGCGGCCAGGAAGCAGAAGCACTCCCAGTGGCGGGAGTTGCTGATGCCGGGGGTGCTGGCCAGGCTGGGCGACGGCCCGGAGGAGACCCGCGAGCTGCGGGCCACGGCCATCACCACGACGGTGCTGGGCTGCTTCGACGTGTCGATCACCCGCTGGTCGGAGGCGGGCGGGGCGCAGCGTGTCGAGGACATCCTGGACGTGGCCCTCGCGGCGGTACGCGGCTAGGGCCTGGTCCGGAGCCGGTCAGTCCTGGGGGAGCGCGGCCAGCGACGACGTGATCCGGTCGAGGTCGGCCAGGTCCGCGTCCGACAGGGTCAGCAGGGCGGGCGGCGGGCTGCTCAGGATCGCGTTCGCGCGGGCGGCGGCGGCCAGGCCCGCCTCGGTGGCCGACACGATCTTGCAGCGCCGGTCGGTGGGGTGCTGCCGGCGCTCCACCAGGCCGCGCTTCTCCAGGTCGTCCACCACGAGGGTGAGATACGGCCGGTCGGAGGCCAGCTCCGCGGCCAGCTCGCTCATCTGGGAGGGCCGCTTGGCGATCCTGCGCAGCGCCTTAGCCCGGAAGAAGCTCATGCCGAGGGCCTCGGCGACCTCCTTGCGGCGCTCGTTGCGTTCGAGCACCAGGGCGCGCAGATTGCGCCACACGCGCTCGGCGGCCTCCTCGATCTCCTCGGTCCCGGGGACCTCCGGGGTCTCCGGGACCTCCGGTGCACGGGCCCGCCCGCCGTACGCGGGCGCCGCCGTCTCCTGCCCTGCCGTCGTCACACCTTCACCGCCTTCCGGTCCTCCGCCTCGGGCTCCAGCAGCAGTCCCGCGGTACGCGCCGCCGTGGCCTTGGCCCAGCGGCCGGTGGTGAGCGTACCGAGCCCCAGGACCGCCGCACCACAGCCGGTGATGATCCACCAGGCGCCCTCGTGCAGCCCGGCGGCCAGTGCCGCGCCCAGCACCGCGACGCCCAGCGTCTGGCCGACCTGGCGGCTGGTGGAGGCGACCGCCGCCGCCACCCCTGCCTGCGCGCGCGGCATGCCGGACACGGCGGTGTTGGTGATCGGCGCGTTGACCAGGCCGAAGCCGATGCCGAAGAGCACGTAGGAGGTGAAGAGCAGCACATCGGACGACTGGGCGTCGAGCCCCGCGAGGAGCACGCCGCTTGCCGTCATCGCCGTGCCCGCGAGGATCAGCGGGATACGCGGGCCGCGGGTGCCGACCAGGCGGCCGGACAGCGGCGCGAAGACCAGCGCCATCGCGGCCATCGGGAGCATGTAGAGCCCGGCCTTCAGGGCGGACAGGCCGCGCTGGTCCTGCAGGTAGAGCGTGTTGAGGAAGAGGAAGCCGCCGAGCGCGGCGAAGGCGCAGACGGCGATCACGGTGGCACCGCTGAAGGGCGCGCTGCGGAAGAACCGGGTGTCGATCAGCGGGTCCACCCGCCGCCTCTCGTACAGTGCGAGCCCCGCCGCGGCCAGGACGGCCACCGCGAAGCAGCCGACGATCAGCAGCGACGTCCAGCCCGCGTGCGAGCCCTCGATGATCCCGTAGGTCAGGGTGCCGAGCAGCGCGATGACCAGCAGCTGCCCGACCGGGTCGACCCTGCGGGGCCGCGGGGCGCGGGACTCGGGGACGAAGCGCGCGGTCAGCGCCAGCGCGGCCACCCCGATCGGCAGGTTGATCCAGAAGATCGACCGCCAGCCCACCGACTGCACCAGGGCGCCGCCCACGATCGGCCCGGCCGCCATGCTGATACCGACGACACCGCCCCACACCCCGATCGCACGGGCGCGCTCACGCGGCTCCGAGAAGGTGTTGGTGATGATCGACATCGCCACCGGGTTGAGCATCGACCCGCCGACCGCCTGCACCATGCGGAAGGCGATGAGCCACCCCAATCCCGGCGCGAGGCTGCACAGCAGGGACCCGAGGGTGAAGAGCACCAGGCCGGTCTGGAAGACCTTCTTACGGCCGATCCGGTCGGCCGTCGATCCGGACAGCAGCAGTAGCGAGGCGATGACCAGCAGATACGCGTCGATCGTCCACTGGAGTCCGGAGACCGAGGCGTGGAAGTCGCGCTGGAGCGACGGGAGCGCGACGTTGAGGATCGTGTTGTCCAGGCTGACGATCAGCAGGCTCATACAGCAGATCGCCAGGATGAGGGTGCGGCGCCGTGCGGTCAGGTCCGGCATCGATGCAGGGTCCAATGATTGTGTGAGTAGAATGATTATTATCGTACAACGGTTCTCGGAAGCCGGCCCCCGGGCGTACGGGCCTCCGCGACCGACCGGGCTGACGGCCTCCGCGACCGACGTGCTGCCGCGACCGACGTGCCGCCGGGCCTGACGGCCGCCGCCGGGCCACTCCCGGCGTACGGGACAATGGACGGCATGACCGCTGACGCCACCCTGGCCCCGCCCGTGCCCGGCGCCCTCCGTATCGGCCCGCACACCGTGCAGCCGCCGGTCGTGCTCGCGCCGATGGCCGGGATCACGAACGCGCCCTTCCGCACGCTCTGCCGTGAGTTCAGCGGCGGCAAGGGGCTGTTCGTCAGCGAGATGATCACCACCCGCGCCCTGGTCGAGCGCAACGAGAAGACGATGCACCTCATCCACTTCGACGCGAGCGAGACCCCGCGCTCCATCCAGCTCTACGGCGTCGACCCCGTCACGGTCGGCAAGGCCGTGCGGATGATCGTGGACGAGGACCTCGCCGACCACATCGACCTCAACTTCGGCTGCCCGGTCCCGAAGGTCACCCGCAAGGGCGGCGGCTCCGCGCTGCCGTACAAGCGCAACCTGCTGCGCTCGATCCTGCGCGAGGCGGTCGGCAATGCCGGGGACCTGCCCGTCACCATCAAGATGCGCAAGGGCATCGACGACGACCACCTGACGTATCTGGACGCCGGCCGGATCGCCGTCGAGGAGGGCGTCACCGCGGTCGCCCTGCACGGCCGCACCGCCGCCCAGCACTACGGCGGCACCGCCGACTGGGACGCCGTCGCCCGCCTCAAGGAGCACGTCCCGGAGATCCCCGTGCTCGGCAACGGCGACATCTGGTGCGCGGAGGACGCGCAGCGCATGATGCGGGCCACCGGCTGCGACGGCGTGGTCGTCGGACGAGGCTGCCTGGGCCGCCCCTGGCTCTTCGGCGACCTCGTCGCCGCCTTCGAGGCCCCGGGGTCCGCCCCCGCCACCCCCGACTTCGGCCGGGTCGCCACCGTCATGCGGCGGCACGCCGAACTGCTCGGCCGCTGGCTCGGCGACGAGACCCGCGGGGTCGTCGACTTCCGCAAGCACGTGCCCTGGTACACCAAGGGCTTCGCGGTCGGCTCCGACGCGCGCCGCGCCCTGGCGACGGCCTCGTCCCTCGCCGATCTCGACGAGCAGTTCGCCGCGCTCGACCTGACCCAGCCCTGGCCCCCGCACGCGGACGGGCCCCGGGGCCGTACGGCCGCGGGCAAGCGCGTGGTCCTGCCGGACGGCTGGCTGGCCGACCCCTACGACTGCGCCACCCCGTCGGAAGACGCCGAGTCCGACACGTCCGGGGGCTGAGACCGCGGACGTGATTCGTACCACGCCTGACGCAGTACACGCTCAGATGAGCGCACGCATGAGCGCGTAAAGTCTCGAATGCATGGCATCCGGCACCGGTCGCCGGTTCTGCACAGGGTCGCGTGATCCGTCACGCACGGTAACATCCGGCGCCTCGAAGCTCGCGCAGCGAAACCGTGCGTTCGGGCTGTGAACACCGCGTGAAGGCCCGAAAATCGGCCGCGGACATTCGATACCTCGGCAGACGGGCGGTAAAGCCCGTGTGTCGTGGTGATGGACGCACTGCGGAGCCTTGGAGATGGGTACGCTCCCCGCCGTCAGGGCAACCCGGTCGCGAGGAGTCGAGGCCCAGTGTCGGCACGGCAGAAACAGCAGAAATTCGTCTACGACTTCACTGAGGGCAACAAAGACCTCAAGGATCTGCTCGGCGGGAAGGGTGCGAACCTCGCCGAGATGACCAACCTCGGGCTTCCGGTCCCTCCCGGATTCACCATCACCACCGAGGCGTGCAGGGTGTATCTGGAGTCCGGCGCGGAGCCCGCCGCGCTGCGCGACGAGGTGAGTGCGCACCTCGACGCGCTGGAGAAGCGGATGGGCAAGCGGCTCGGGCAGGCCGACGACCCGCTGCTGGTGTCGGTGCGGTCCGGGGCGAAGTTCTCGATGCCCGGGATGATGGACACCGTCCTGAACATCGGGCTGTCCGACGCCTCGGTGGCCGGGCTCGCGGCCCAGGCGGACAACGAGCGGTTCGCGTGGGACTCCTACCGCCGCCTCGTGCAGATGTTCGGCAAGACCGTGATGGACGTCGACGGCGACCTCTTCGAGGAGGCGCTGGAGGCGGCCAAGCGGGCCAAGGGCGCCGACAGCGACCTCGGCCTGGACGCGGCCGACCTCAAGCAACTGGTCGCGGACTTCCAGCAGATCGTGCTCAAGGAGACCGGCAGGGAATTCCCGCAGGAGCCGCGCGAGCAGATGGACCTGGCGGTGCGGGCGGTCTTCGACTCGTGGAACACCGAGCGGGCCAAGCTCTACCGCCGCCAGGAGCGCATCCCCGGCGACCTGGGCACCGCCGTCACGGTGTGCTCGATGGTCTTCGGCAACCTCGGCCCCGACTCCGGTACGGGCGTGGCCTTCACGCGCGACCCGGCCAGCGGCGCCCAGGGCACCTACGGCGACTACCTGCAGAACGCGCAGGGCGAGGACGTCGTCGCCGGCATCCGCAACACGGTGCCGCTCGCCGACCTCGCGGGCATCGACAGGACGTCATACGACCAGCTGATGTCGATCATGCAGACGCTGGAGACGCACTACCGGGACCTGTGCGACATCGAGTTCACCATCGAGCGCGGGCACCTGTGGATGCTGCAGACCCGGGTCGGCAAGCGGACCGCGGCGGCGGCCTTCCGTATCGCCACGCAGCTGGTCGACCAGGGGCTGATCGACGAGGCGGAGGCCCTGCAGCGGGTCACCGGGGCGCAGCTCAGCCAGCTGATGTTCCCGCGCTTCGACGACGCGGTCGCCGACAGCGGCGAGGTCAAGCGGATCGGCTGGGGCATCGCGGCCTCGCCGGGGGCCGCGGTCGGCAAGGCGGTCTTCGACTCCTACACCGCCGTGAAGTGGTCGCGCTCGGGTGAGCAGGTCATCCTGATCCGCCGGGAGACCAACCCCGACGACCTCAACGGCATGATCGCCGCCGAGGGCATCCTCACCTCGCGCGGCGGCAAGACCTCGCACGCGGCCGTCGTCGCCCGCGGCATGGGCAAGACCTGCGTATGCGGGGCGGAGGAGCTGGAGGTCGACACCAAGCGGCGCAGGCTCACCGCACCCGGTGGCGTGGTGATAGAGGAGGGCGACCTCATCTCCATCGACGGCTCCAGCGGCAAGGTCTACCTCGGCGAGGTGCCCGTCGTCCCGTCCCCGGTCGTCGAGTACTTCGAGGGCCGGATGCACGCGGGCGCCGACGAGGCGGACGGCCTGGTGCAGGCCGTGCACCGGGTGATGGCCTACGCCGACCGGGTGCGCAGGCTCCAGGTGCGCGCCAACGCCGACAATGCCGAGGACGCCGCGCGGGCCCGCCGCTTCGGGGCGCAGGGCATCGGCCTGTGCAGGACCGAGCACATGTTCCTCGGCGAGCGGCGCGAGATGGTCGAGCGGCTGATCCTGGCCGACACCGACGCCGAGCGGGACGAGGCGCTGGGCGCGCTGCTGCCGCTGCAGAGGGCCGACTTCATCGAGCTGTTCGAGGCGATGGACGGCCTGCCGGTGACCGTACGGCTGCTCGACCCGCCGCTGCACGAGTTCCTGCCCGACATCACCGAGCTGTCGGTACGTGTCGCGCTCGCCGAGTCCCGCGAGGACGCCAACGAGAACGACCTGCGGCTGCTCCAGGCGGTGCACAAGCTGCACGAGCAGAACCCGATGCTGGGCCTGCGCGGGGTCCGCCTCGGCCTGGTCATCCCGGGGCTGTTCGCGATGCAGGTACGGGCCATCGCCGAGGCCGCCGCGCACCGCAAGGCGGCCAAGTGCGACCCGCGGGCCGAGATCATGATCCCGCTGGTCGGCACCGTCCAGGAGCTGGAGATCGTCCGCGAGGAGGCCGACCGGGTCATCGCCGACGTCGAGGCGGCCACCGGTACCCGGCTGAAGCTGGCCATCGGCACGATGATCGAACTGCCCCGCGCCGCCCTGACCGCGGGCCAGATCGCCGAGGCCGCCGAATTCTTCTCCTTCGGCACCAACGACCTCACCCAGACCGTCTGGGGCTTCTCCCGCGACGACGTCGAGGCGTCGTTCTTCACCGCCTACCTGGAGAAGGGCATCTTCGGCGTGTCGCCCTTCGAGACCATCGACAGGGACGGCGTCGGCTACCTGGTCCGCAGCGCCTCGGAAGCCGGCCGCGCCACCCGCCCCGACCTCAAGCTCGGCATCTGCGGCGAGCACGGCGGCGACCCGGAGTCCGTCCACTTCTTCCACGAGGTCGGCCTGGACTACGTCTCCTGCTCGCCCTTCCGCATCCCCGTGGCCCGCCTGGAGGCCGGCCGAGCGGCGGCCAGAAAGCCCCACTGACCCCCTGACCGGGCCGGCCCGGTCCACCGCCGGCGGCCCCTTGCCCTGGGGGCCGAACCCTCACCGACCGGCGGACCGGCACCGGCCCTTCCCCGCCGGGGGCGACGCTTCGTGCGGAAGCGCCGCCCCCGGCTTCTTCCCGTACGCGGCCGCCCTCTCCCCGGGGCCGGGGCACCACACCTCAGGTGCGGAAGGTGCGGCGGTAGGCGTCGGGGGGGACGCCGACGCTGCGGTGGAAGTGGCGGCGCAGGGTGGTGGCGGTGCCCATGCCGGTGGCCGCGGCGATGGTGTCGACTGTGGCGTCGGTGGTCTCCAGGAGTGCCTGGGCGTGGCGGATGCGCTGGGTGTGGAGCCACCGCAGCGGTGTGGTGCCGGTGAGGTCCTTGAAGTGGCGGGCGAGGTGGCGTGAGCTCATGCGGGCCCGGCGGGCCAGGTCCTCCACGGTGAGCGGTCGGTCCAGCCGCTCCAGCACCCAGGGGAAGAGCTCGCCCAGGGGGTGGTTGCCCGGGGCGGGGACGGGGGTGGCGATGAACTGGGCCTGGCCGCCGTCGCGGTGCGGCGGGACGACCAGGCGGCGGGCGATCGTGTTGGCGATCGCCGATCCGTGGTCGAGGCGGACCAGGTGCAGGCACAGGTCCATGGCGGCGGCCTTGCCCGCGGAGGTGAGGACGTCGCCGTTGTCGACGTAGAGGACGTCCGGGTCGACGGTGGCTGCCGGGTGGCGCCGGGCCAGTTCCCGCGTGTGGGCCCAGTGCGTGGTGGCGCGGCGGCCGTCGAGCAGTCCTGCCGCGCCCAGGACGAAGGCGCCCGTGCACAGTGAGGCCACGCGGGCGCCGGCCGCGTGGGCGGCGCGCACCGCCTCGACCAGTTCGGCGGGCGGTTCGCGATCCGTGTCGGCCCAGCCGGGGACGATCACCGTGTCCGCGTGTGCGAGGTGGTCGAGGCCGCTGTCGGGTTCCAGGCGGAAGCGGCCGACGCGCACCGGAGCGCTCCCGCAGAGGGAGAAGCCGTACCAGGGGTCCACGATGTGGGCCAGGTCGGACCCGAAGACCTCGACGGCCACCGACAGTTCGTAGGGGAGCATGCCGTCGGTGACGGCGAGCGCGACAGTGGGCATGTCCGAAACTGTACGGGGCGTGTCGTTTCCGACGCTCGTGCGGGGTCCTGGCGCGAGGACACGATGGGGGTGTCAGGGCCGCGGCGGAACGGCGTCGCGGCGGGGCGTTCGCGTACAGGGGAGCGGTCTCATGGGGTCAGGTCAGCTGGTGGCGGTCTTCGGCGCGTACGGCCACACCGGGCGGTTCGTGGTCGCGGAGCTGGCCGCGCGCGGGTATGTCCCGGTGGTGTCCGGGCGCAACGCGCGGGCCCTGGAGGAGCTGGCCGGCGAGCGCGGGCCGGAGGCCCGGGTGGCGTCGGTCGAGGACCCCGCGTCGCTGGACCGGGCCCTGGCGGGAACGG includes:
- a CDS encoding TetR/AcrR family transcriptional regulator is translated as MTSTRTKGSGLRELTRRTVRAQIAERAIELFIAQGFEETTVEQIATEVGMSARSVFRYFDTKEDMVVGGMQESGARLADALAERPADEDAWQALRGALDVLLAAMEADREGMLARARMYASTPSLLAARKQKHSQWRELLMPGVLARLGDGPEETRELRATAITTTVLGCFDVSITRWSEAGGAQRVEDILDVALAAVRG
- a CDS encoding MarR family transcriptional regulator gives rise to the protein MTTAGQETAAPAYGGRARAPEVPETPEVPGTEEIEEAAERVWRNLRALVLERNERRKEVAEALGMSFFRAKALRRIAKRPSQMSELAAELASDRPYLTLVVDDLEKRGLVERRQHPTDRRCKIVSATEAGLAAAARANAILSSPPPALLTLSDADLADLDRITSSLAALPQD
- a CDS encoding MFS transporter, translated to MPDLTARRRTLILAICCMSLLIVSLDNTILNVALPSLQRDFHASVSGLQWTIDAYLLVIASLLLLSGSTADRIGRKKVFQTGLVLFTLGSLLCSLAPGLGWLIAFRMVQAVGGSMLNPVAMSIITNTFSEPRERARAIGVWGGVVGISMAAGPIVGGALVQSVGWRSIFWINLPIGVAALALTARFVPESRAPRPRRVDPVGQLLVIALLGTLTYGIIEGSHAGWTSLLIVGCFAVAVLAAAGLALYERRRVDPLIDTRFFRSAPFSGATVIAVCAFAALGGFLFLNTLYLQDQRGLSALKAGLYMLPMAAMALVFAPLSGRLVGTRGPRIPLILAGTAMTASGVLLAGLDAQSSDVLLFTSYVLFGIGFGLVNAPITNTAVSGMPRAQAGVAAAVASTSRQVGQTLGVAVLGAALAAGLHEGAWWIITGCGAAVLGLGTLTTGRWAKATAARTAGLLLEPEAEDRKAVKV
- the dusB gene encoding tRNA dihydrouridine synthase DusB, giving the protein MTADATLAPPVPGALRIGPHTVQPPVVLAPMAGITNAPFRTLCREFSGGKGLFVSEMITTRALVERNEKTMHLIHFDASETPRSIQLYGVDPVTVGKAVRMIVDEDLADHIDLNFGCPVPKVTRKGGGSALPYKRNLLRSILREAVGNAGDLPVTIKMRKGIDDDHLTYLDAGRIAVEEGVTAVALHGRTAAQHYGGTADWDAVARLKEHVPEIPVLGNGDIWCAEDAQRMMRATGCDGVVVGRGCLGRPWLFGDLVAAFEAPGSAPATPDFGRVATVMRRHAELLGRWLGDETRGVVDFRKHVPWYTKGFAVGSDARRALATASSLADLDEQFAALDLTQPWPPHADGPRGRTAAGKRVVLPDGWLADPYDCATPSEDAESDTSGG
- the ppdK gene encoding pyruvate, phosphate dikinase yields the protein MDALRSLGDGYAPRRQGNPVARSRGPVSARQKQQKFVYDFTEGNKDLKDLLGGKGANLAEMTNLGLPVPPGFTITTEACRVYLESGAEPAALRDEVSAHLDALEKRMGKRLGQADDPLLVSVRSGAKFSMPGMMDTVLNIGLSDASVAGLAAQADNERFAWDSYRRLVQMFGKTVMDVDGDLFEEALEAAKRAKGADSDLGLDAADLKQLVADFQQIVLKETGREFPQEPREQMDLAVRAVFDSWNTERAKLYRRQERIPGDLGTAVTVCSMVFGNLGPDSGTGVAFTRDPASGAQGTYGDYLQNAQGEDVVAGIRNTVPLADLAGIDRTSYDQLMSIMQTLETHYRDLCDIEFTIERGHLWMLQTRVGKRTAAAAFRIATQLVDQGLIDEAEALQRVTGAQLSQLMFPRFDDAVADSGEVKRIGWGIAASPGAAVGKAVFDSYTAVKWSRSGEQVILIRRETNPDDLNGMIAAEGILTSRGGKTSHAAVVARGMGKTCVCGAEELEVDTKRRRLTAPGGVVIEEGDLISIDGSSGKVYLGEVPVVPSPVVEYFEGRMHAGADEADGLVQAVHRVMAYADRVRRLQVRANADNAEDAARARRFGAQGIGLCRTEHMFLGERREMVERLILADTDAERDEALGALLPLQRADFIELFEAMDGLPVTVRLLDPPLHEFLPDITELSVRVALAESREDANENDLRLLQAVHKLHEQNPMLGLRGVRLGLVIPGLFAMQVRAIAEAAAHRKAAKCDPRAEIMIPLVGTVQELEIVREEADRVIADVEAATGTRLKLAIGTMIELPRAALTAGQIAEAAEFFSFGTNDLTQTVWGFSRDDVEASFFTAYLEKGIFGVSPFETIDRDGVGYLVRSASEAGRATRPDLKLGICGEHGGDPESVHFFHEVGLDYVSCSPFRIPVARLEAGRAAARKPH
- a CDS encoding helix-turn-helix domain-containing protein, with product MPTVALAVTDGMLPYELSVAVEVFGSDLAHIVDPWYGFSLCGSAPVRVGRFRLEPDSGLDHLAHADTVIVPGWADTDREPPAELVEAVRAAHAAGARVASLCTGAFVLGAAGLLDGRRATTHWAHTRELARRHPAATVDPDVLYVDNGDVLTSAGKAAAMDLCLHLVRLDHGSAIANTIARRLVVPPHRDGGQAQFIATPVPAPGNHPLGELFPWVLERLDRPLTVEDLARRARMSSRHLARHFKDLTGTTPLRWLHTQRIRHAQALLETTDATVDTIAAATGMGTATTLRRHFHRSVGVPPDAYRRTFRT